Part of the Brevibacillus brevis genome is shown below.
CAGCTGGAAGATTTCCGTGCACAGATTGGACATTTTGACCGAGCCAATGTCTTTTAAGGCATGCTGGCGGTTGGCATTGGTCTTGTTCATGATGTACGGATAGCCGGATTCGAGCTGGATCATGGCGATCTTGGTCAGCATCTCGCGTGCGCTCATGAGCGTCTTCTTCTTGATGCGGTCATTGGCCAGCAGCTCTTCGTACATCTCGTCCAGGTCAAGATCGTCCAGGTGCTTGCCGTATTCCTTATAGACGGAGTACGGAGCAAAGACGGTCAGCGGCTTGTTTTCCTCCGCCAGCTTGTAGAAGATGTTCGGAACGATCAGCCCGATGGAGAGAGTCTTGATCCGTGATTTCTCATCCGCATTGATCTTTTTGGAGTCGAGGAACTCGCCTACATCCCAGCCAAAAATGTTGTAGTAAGCAGCTCCGGAGCCTTTGCGCTGGCCCATCTGATCGGCGTAGGAAAAAGCGTCTTCCAGAAGCTTGAGCACTGGCATGATTCCTTTTGCCGCCCCTTCGACTCCCTTGATCGGCTCTCCACGGCCGCGCAGCTTGGACAGATTGACGGCAACGCCTCCCCCGATCTTGGAGAGCTGCATGCAAGTACCCAGAATGTAGTTGATCGAGTTGAGCGAATCGTCCATTTCGAGCAGGAAGCAGGATACCATTTCGCCGCGCCGGCTTTTCCCCGCGTTCAAGAAGGTCGGAGTCGCTGGCTGCAGCCGCTGGTCCATCATGGAAACGGTCAGCCGCTTGGCCTTCTCGAAGTCTCCTTGTGCCAGAGACAGGGCGACGATGGCCACGCGATCCGGGTACTGCTCCAGGTAATACGCTTTGTCGTCGGTTTTGAGGGCGTAATCTTTATAAAACTTGGAGATCGCCATGTAGGAAGCGAATTGGAACGAAGCGTCCTTCGCCAGTCGGAACACCTCTTCTACCTCGGACTCCGAGTACCGATCGTAGACGTTTTCGTAGTAGTCGTTTGCGATCAGGTAATCCATCCGTTCCTTGACGCTGCCGAAAGTGAGCGTCTTCTCCTGCACTTCCCGCATGAATTCCTCGACAGCTTCGCGATCTTTCTCCAGTTGGTAAAAACCGTCTGCGCCTCGCTGCATGAGTTCGTTGTTCAGTTCAATATGCCGCAATGGTGGCCACCCCGCTCGTAAAATGTTCGATATCCCGGCTGGTGCCGGACAATTCAAATTTGGAAATCACCGGAACGCCGTACTTGCTTGCGATCGTATCGGCGCTTTTGGCGAAGGTCGCGCCCCAGTTGCGATTGCCGCTGGCAGACACCCCGCGCATGTATGTATGGTTTCGTTTCAGAAAAGCGTCTACCTTAGCGGGGACTTGTCCAAATCCGGTCGTATACGTCACCAGGACAAACGGCTCCTCGATGACCATCTCCGGATCGATTTCCACGCTTCGCATCGGTAATTTGTTTACAAACCTTCTGACGTTCCCTGTCTTGGAATCGTACGCGATGAGCATCTGTTTCCATCCTTTCCTCGCGCTTGTCGCAAATGAAAAGCGCATTCGACCTTGGAGATAGTCGAATGCGCTGTCGATCGTAAAGCAATGCCTGTCAACCCGTACGGGCGAATCGAGCGCTCCAACACTTCCCTATCTCCCGTAGGTTCACGTGTCAGCGGGCAGGCAGGTCTCCTGGCTCCCGGCTCATCGCTTCATTCCTCCTTCCCAATCAGACATGATCAGTGGCCATTTTCTGGAAAGAAGCTCCCCGGTTACAGTGGCGGGACCGCGCCGGACTCTCACCGGCTTCCCTATTAAGTCTGCCAATATTTTGTGGCTAGACACCTATCCGCATCAATATGTAGTTGGTAAAACCCACTTTACATCAATATGTCGTGGTAGTCAAGATAGACAAAACAGTTTCCGACACTCCGGCTGCTAGTTTCGTCCCGTCCGGTTTTTTCCAAGAAAGGAAAAAGCAAAAAACCGCCCGCTCCTGAGCGGACGGTAGCTTCAAGTTTACAGACAAACCAATTATTTCAGGGAAACAACCTTGGTGATCTGTGGCAGCTCTTCAATGGCCGAAACGACAAGGGGAGTGATTTCTTCATCCGTCACCGAGACGAGCAATGCGTTTTTGCCCTTTTGCTCCCGCGAAACGTTGAGCTTGGAGATGTTGATTTCATGCTCCGCCAATTTCCGCGAAACGTCGTAAATCACACCCGGATAGTCGATATGATGAACCAAAAGACCGAAAGCACCCGGCGGTATGCGGCATGCGCAGTAATTGATTTCGCTGATGTACACTTCCCGCCAGTCCTGGGCAAACGTGTACTTGTTGGTGCCGACCCGCAAGATAGCCAAATGGTTGGCGTACTCTCCCGAGCTGTGCTGCACAGCGATACGGGTGCCCAGTCCCTCCAAGAGTAGATTTGCGATTTCATCCCTGTTGTCGTGAGCCAAAATGCTCAAGGACGCTCCAGCCAGATTCGGCTCGATCCGCTTGATGAGCATGGCCAACTCGCGAAGACCTGCAAGTTCGGTCATGATATACCCTCACTCTCCCAGTTTGGTAGCGCGTTTATTACGGATTCACGGAGTCCGGAAATATCCATCCCTCCGGCTCTTTGAGGATGGAGGAATGATTTTCGGAGCGATACCATGCAGTGAACGGCCTTCCATCTTTTGTAAATTCAATCCTGTAGATCGTGTTTCCTTTCCCGCTTTGCTCAAAAGGACTCTCGTCAACCGGTACGGCGGTGATCCCGCCAGCTACGATCACTCCGCCTTTTTCTTTGATCGCTTTCTGAATGATCGCCATATGCTCGTTGCCGGTAGCCGACATGCCCATGTATGCGACAAAACCGAGAAGAATGGCTCCAGCCACAAACGAAACGATGATCACTTTTGATTTTTTCACTGCGTCCACTGCGTTTCCTCCGATTGGTTAGTTCTCTTTGTCCAGCAGAGTGATCTTATCGATCGTACCGCCTCCGAGGCAGTATTCTCCGTCGTAAAAGACGACAGCCTGTCCGGGCGTCACGGCTTTTTGCGGTTTGTCGAACACGACTTCCACCTGGCTGCCTTCGCGCAGGTGTACCGTGACACCTTGATCCGGCTGACGGTAGCGGAATTTGGCGGTGCAGGTAAAGGTGTCAGCCGGCTTCCGGCCGCTCACCCAGTTCACGTCTGTCGCGATCAGGCTGGTCGAGTAGAGGCGCGGATGATCGGAGCCTTCTCCGACGATCAGCACGTTGCGTTTCAAGTCCTTGTCGACGACAAACCAAGGTTGGCCGGTCGTTCCGTGTCCGCCGCCAATACCGAGACCTTGTCGTTGGCCCAGCGTGTAGTACATCAAGCCGTCGTGATGGCCGATAACCGTCCCGTCCACCGTCTCGATGTTGCCCGGTTTCGCAGGCAGGTAGTTCTGCAAAAATTCGCGGAAGTTGCGTTCCCCGATGAAGCAGATGCCTGTGCTGTCCTTTTTCTTTGCGGTCGCGAGCCCAGCTTTTTCCGCAATCTCACGCACTTCGGCCTTCGGCAGATGACCGATCGGGAACATCGTTTTGGACAGCTGCTCTTGGCCCAGCACATTGAGAAAATAGGTTTGATCTTTGTTGGAATCTACCCCGCGGATCAGCCTGTACTCGCCATCCACCTCTTTCACCTGCGCATAGTGTCCGGTGGCGATGTAATCAGCGCCCAAATCCATGACCTTGGCGAGCAGCTCGCCGAATTTGATTTCCCGGTTGCACATGACGTCCGGATTCGGGGTGCGACCCCGTTTATATTCATCCAAAAAATACTGGAATACTTTTTCCATGTATTCTTTTTCAAAGTTGACCGTGTAATATGGAATGCCGATTTGTTCACAGACGCGCCGGACGTCCTGGAAGTCATCTTCCGCCGTGCAATGGCCGAATTCATCGGTATCATCCCAGTTTTTCATGAAGATGCCGATGACGTCATATCCCTG
Proteins encoded:
- the mnmA gene encoding tRNA 2-thiouridine(34) synthase MnmA; translated protein: MKRPEDTRVVVGMSGGVDSSVTAYLLKQQGYDVIGIFMKNWDDTDEFGHCTAEDDFQDVRRVCEQIGIPYYTVNFEKEYMEKVFQYFLDEYKRGRTPNPDVMCNREIKFGELLAKVMDLGADYIATGHYAQVKEVDGEYRLIRGVDSNKDQTYFLNVLGQEQLSKTMFPIGHLPKAEVREIAEKAGLATAKKKDSTGICFIGERNFREFLQNYLPAKPGNIETVDGTVIGHHDGLMYYTLGQRQGLGIGGGHGTTGQPWFVVDKDLKRNVLIVGEGSDHPRLYSTSLIATDVNWVSGRKPADTFTCTAKFRYRQPDQGVTVHLREGSQVEVVFDKPQKAVTPGQAVVFYDGEYCLGGGTIDKITLLDKEN
- the nrdE gene encoding class 1b ribonucleoside-diphosphate reductase subunit alpha — its product is MRHIELNNELMQRGADGFYQLEKDREAVEEFMREVQEKTLTFGSVKERMDYLIANDYYENVYDRYSESEVEEVFRLAKDASFQFASYMAISKFYKDYALKTDDKAYYLEQYPDRVAIVALSLAQGDFEKAKRLTVSMMDQRLQPATPTFLNAGKSRRGEMVSCFLLEMDDSLNSINYILGTCMQLSKIGGGVAVNLSKLRGRGEPIKGVEGAAKGIMPVLKLLEDAFSYADQMGQRKGSGAAYYNIFGWDVGEFLDSKKINADEKSRIKTLSIGLIVPNIFYKLAEENKPLTVFAPYSVYKEYGKHLDDLDLDEMYEELLANDRIKKKTLMSAREMLTKIAMIQLESGYPYIMNKTNANRQHALKDIGSVKMSNLCTEIFQLQDTSTINNYGEADIIRRDISCNLASLNIVNVMEQRMIRESVYEGIEAITAVSDMTAVENAPGVQKANRELHSVGLGAMNLHGYLAKNKISYESEEAKDFVRTFFMMMNYYSLEKSMEIAKEKGTTFLGFEKSEYAKGTYFDKYLGTDYRPRTERGKELFEGMHIPTPEDWAALKENVRQHGLYHAYRLAIAPTQSISYIQNATSSVMPIVEHIETRTYANSTTYYPMPYLSQENYFYYKSAYVIDQFKVIDLIAEIQEHIDQGISTVLHVNSNVSTRELARYYIYAAKKGLKSLYYTRTKHLTVEECISCAV
- the nrdI gene encoding class Ib ribonucleoside-diphosphate reductase assembly flavoprotein NrdI, whose protein sequence is MLIAYDSKTGNVRRFVNKLPMRSVEIDPEMVIEEPFVLVTYTTGFGQVPAKVDAFLKRNHTYMRGVSASGNRNWGATFAKSADTIASKYGVPVISKFELSGTSRDIEHFTSGVATIAAY
- a CDS encoding ACT domain-containing protein, translated to MTELAGLRELAMLIKRIEPNLAGASLSILAHDNRDEIANLLLEGLGTRIAVQHSSGEYANHLAILRVGTNKYTFAQDWREVYISEINYCACRIPPGAFGLLVHHIDYPGVIYDVSRKLAEHEINISKLNVSREQKGKNALLVSVTDEEITPLVVSAIEELPQITKVVSLK